A genomic stretch from Edaphobacter aggregans includes:
- a CDS encoding PQQ-binding-like beta-propeller repeat protein gives MIRRQDEPIVSGRGNPVDWLIDSRVALFNPAMSFAIATLYWEHLIKQIPFQLCCVEMTGIPLMTAIQAFAFRNGHTVNGFVIRKEQKESGRRRQIEGTINELPIIFLDDIVNRGHSVIRAQIALDKLGRKITQVVALIDFGKSDASERLLRDGIHLKSIIALDELGVRRSSSSDIRQEEEHQIFRELWRLDPGDRRSADVVPKSTPAFDHDCVYHGADSGSFCSIDASTGDVRWRFSAGTDKNKGIRSSPLLHEDLVYFGAYDGVFYAIERMTGEMRWQFIEADWIGSSACCAPTIQRLFVGLEHATSNSRGSLVALETRTGEKSWELPMAGFVHAGPCFIEALGCVIVGNDQGEVCCADALTGTLRWRVRAAGPIKAKACYDEKTRLIIAGSFDKNVYAWRVDTGELAWKTSTEALIYSEPLLVQNLVYVCSTDKHLHILNAVDGTHVMKYSAGAKLFASPSQSNSRIYFASTAGAIFEFDPQTRSVVGTHLIPEKIVNKVVCDERTGRFYVTAIDGQLFAFERR, from the coding sequence GTGATTCGCCGTCAAGATGAACCAATCGTATCGGGACGAGGAAATCCCGTCGACTGGTTGATTGATAGTCGAGTTGCACTTTTCAACCCCGCAATGTCCTTTGCGATTGCCACTCTTTATTGGGAACATCTCATCAAACAAATTCCATTCCAACTGTGCTGCGTTGAGATGACAGGTATTCCGTTGATGACGGCAATCCAGGCATTTGCCTTCAGGAATGGTCATACCGTCAACGGTTTTGTAATCAGAAAAGAACAAAAAGAGAGCGGCAGGCGCCGACAGATTGAAGGAACCATTAATGAACTGCCAATTATCTTTCTTGATGACATCGTAAATCGCGGTCATAGTGTGATTAGGGCCCAGATTGCTCTCGACAAACTCGGTCGAAAGATCACACAGGTAGTAGCTCTGATTGACTTCGGGAAATCGGATGCTAGCGAGCGGTTGCTAAGGGATGGAATCCACTTGAAATCCATTATCGCGCTCGACGAACTTGGTGTTCGCCGATCATCGTCTTCGGATATTCGACAAGAGGAAGAACATCAGATCTTTCGCGAGCTTTGGAGATTAGATCCCGGCGATCGCAGAAGCGCAGATGTTGTCCCAAAATCAACTCCTGCCTTTGATCACGATTGTGTCTACCATGGAGCAGACTCAGGTAGTTTTTGTTCTATCGACGCAAGCACGGGTGATGTGAGGTGGCGATTTTCTGCCGGAACGGATAAAAATAAGGGAATCCGTTCGTCCCCGCTTCTTCATGAAGATCTTGTGTATTTCGGAGCCTACGATGGCGTATTTTATGCGATTGAGAGGATGACCGGGGAAATGAGATGGCAGTTTATTGAAGCTGACTGGATAGGTTCCTCCGCTTGCTGTGCACCCACAATTCAAAGACTTTTCGTTGGGTTAGAACATGCGACGTCGAACAGCCGCGGAAGCCTCGTTGCTCTTGAGACTCGCACAGGAGAGAAATCTTGGGAATTGCCGATGGCCGGATTCGTTCACGCAGGCCCTTGCTTCATTGAGGCCCTCGGCTGTGTAATAGTCGGAAACGACCAAGGCGAAGTTTGCTGTGCCGATGCTCTCACTGGAACGCTGCGTTGGCGGGTCAGAGCAGCCGGACCAATAAAAGCTAAGGCTTGTTATGATGAAAAAACTCGCTTAATCATTGCCGGCTCGTTTGACAAAAATGTGTATGCCTGGCGAGTTGATACAGGAGAGCTTGCCTGGAAAACTTCTACTGAAGCTCTAATTTATTCTGAGCCCCTTCTCGTTCAAAATCTTGTGTACGTATGTTCGACGGACAAACATTTACACATCTTGAATGCAGTTGATGGAACACACGTCATGAAGTATTCGGCTGGCGCAAAGCTCTTCGCGTCTCCCAGTCAAAGCAACTCACGGATCTATTTCGCATCAACCGCGGGAGCGATATTTGAGTTTGACCCGCAGACACGATCTGTCGTCGGAACTCATCTAATACCAGAAAAAATAGTGAATAAGGTTGTTTGCGATGAGCGAACGGGAAGATTCTACGTTACGGCGATTGACGGCCAACTCTTTGCTTTTGAGCGTCGATGA
- a CDS encoding PRTRC system ThiF family protein, which yields MKIVHTLSNLDSPYRRALRVLLIGSGGNGSAVLFGLPYLHRALEAWGRPEGIDVTVMDGDVVSPTNCVRQPFGAADVGHNKATILVNRVNIFHGLAWRSEECFFSQHTGNPGTAYDSTIDFVISCVDTRAARREMHEAFQSCSGPWRNLRYWLDLGNNESNGQFVLGQPLNDINRRSRTRLRTVTELFPSIMDISQGEGPLPNCSAAEALSRQEPFINSVLAASALAMLTRLLRYGSLNHHGAFYNAEPGRTTPIPIDPEAWNKQVKLQR from the coding sequence ATGAAGATTGTCCACACGCTATCGAATCTAGATAGTCCATACCGGCGCGCGCTCCGCGTTCTTCTTATCGGCTCGGGAGGAAACGGCAGCGCAGTCCTCTTTGGACTGCCATACCTGCACCGCGCGCTCGAGGCGTGGGGCAGGCCAGAAGGCATCGACGTGACGGTCATGGATGGCGATGTCGTGTCACCTACCAACTGCGTGCGGCAGCCCTTCGGTGCCGCCGACGTGGGGCACAACAAGGCCACCATCCTGGTCAATCGAGTCAACATCTTTCATGGGCTCGCGTGGCGCTCGGAGGAGTGCTTCTTTTCGCAGCACACCGGAAACCCGGGCACGGCCTACGACAGCACCATCGATTTCGTGATCAGCTGCGTGGACACCCGGGCTGCGCGTCGAGAGATGCATGAAGCCTTCCAATCCTGCTCAGGCCCCTGGCGTAATCTGCGCTACTGGCTCGACTTGGGGAATAACGAAAGCAATGGGCAGTTTGTTCTGGGCCAGCCTCTGAATGACATCAACCGCCGGAGCCGAACCCGGTTGCGAACCGTGACCGAACTCTTTCCCTCGATCATGGATATCTCGCAAGGCGAAGGGCCATTGCCCAATTGCTCTGCTGCCGAGGCCCTTTCGCGCCAGGAACCATTCATCAACAGCGTCCTGGCTGCCAGTGCTTTGGCCATGCTCACCCGGCTCCTTCGCTATGGCAGCCTCAACCATCATGGTGCGTTCTACAACGCGGAACCAGGACGTACAACCCCGATTCCGATTGATCCCGAAGCGTGGAACAAACAAGTGAAGTTACAACGATAA
- a CDS encoding phytanoyl-CoA dioxygenase family protein, translating to MMTTDDLYEFDLNGYIIYRNFLSTRDIHRALTILKNCHGAKGSGKFSFFELDSFFMELMAHPRTIGILKIMLGDWLRFDHAFGLKMTKKEPIHENLHAGPLQNQRSFWYQWAPGQIMHNGLLKVSYTLNDVHPGDGGFICIPGSHKANIAHRPNHDSHLVINPSMQAGDLLIFTEALVHGSRQWTANCDRTALIYSYAPGCLAWKNYDLVKHNLQFATTELQRDLLRPPFVGNYDEHTLQHTGEWPTDRRSKIRG from the coding sequence ATGATGACGACGGACGATCTCTACGAGTTTGATTTGAATGGGTACATTATCTACCGAAATTTTCTTTCAACCAGGGATATACATAGAGCTTTGACAATTTTGAAGAATTGCCACGGTGCAAAAGGGTCGGGGAAGTTTTCTTTTTTTGAACTAGATTCTTTTTTCATGGAGCTAATGGCACATCCGCGAACTATTGGAATCCTTAAAATAATGCTTGGCGATTGGTTACGCTTCGATCATGCTTTTGGTTTGAAAATGACGAAAAAGGAGCCTATTCACGAAAATCTTCATGCCGGCCCCTTACAGAATCAACGTTCATTTTGGTACCAATGGGCTCCGGGGCAGATCATGCATAATGGACTACTTAAAGTTAGCTACACATTAAATGACGTTCATCCTGGGGATGGAGGGTTCATTTGCATCCCGGGAAGTCACAAAGCTAACATCGCGCACCGTCCTAATCATGATTCTCATTTGGTTATCAATCCAAGCATGCAGGCAGGAGATCTATTGATTTTCACAGAAGCTTTGGTTCACGGCAGCCGGCAATGGACCGCCAACTGCGATCGGACGGCGCTTATTTACAGTTATGCTCCAGGGTGTTTGGCATGGAAAAATTACGATTTAGTCAAACACAATCTACAGTTTGCAACAACTGAATTACAGAGAGATCTGTTGAGGCCACCGTTCGTTGGCAATTATGATGAGCACACATTGCAGCACACCGGTGAGTGGCCGACTGATCGAAGATCAAAAATTAGGGGTTGA
- a CDS encoding aspartyl/asparaginyl beta-hydroxylase domain-containing protein codes for MKYFKNIACPEICATSSMLLEELSNNDRLWFEDQSRQKRVQVQRHTQSIPLRAVARRVNDQRATEDIHESCVTPYAALFPVTMTFLDHMAHHLNGSLERALYVRLLPWSLVYPHIDHGAYYAVRDRYHFVIVSPAGSYLKSGDEEVVMRPGELWWFDNKALHESANRSEEWRVHLIFDIF; via the coding sequence GTGAAATATTTCAAAAACATCGCTTGTCCAGAAATTTGCGCGACTTCATCGATGCTCCTCGAAGAATTATCGAATAATGATCGATTGTGGTTCGAAGATCAGAGCCGTCAGAAGCGAGTTCAGGTGCAGCGGCACACCCAATCCATACCTCTGCGTGCAGTCGCGAGACGGGTCAACGACCAGCGCGCCACCGAAGACATCCACGAGTCATGCGTCACGCCATATGCCGCTCTGTTTCCTGTAACCATGACATTTTTGGATCACATGGCACATCATCTGAATGGATCGCTAGAGCGTGCGCTTTACGTACGCCTTCTTCCGTGGTCGCTCGTCTATCCACATATCGATCATGGCGCATATTACGCAGTCAGAGATCGTTACCATTTTGTCATTGTGAGCCCTGCTGGGTCCTACCTGAAATCCGGAGACGAAGAGGTCGTGATGCGGCCCGGGGAGCTATGGTGGTTTGACAATAAAGCGTTACATGAAAGTGCGAACCGATCGGAAGAATGGAGAGTTCATCTTATTTTTGATATCTTTTGA
- a CDS encoding DsbA family protein, translated as MATGTGGTIVFFLSPDQRFLSISLSDTTQSPLIARAKEDSIVESQLTKDLSPGSGEPSAPLRLVVFEDYQCPYCKRLDEWLKALSPDLLIKIRISYKNFPLAVHPFSSEAAAISVCAGLQSSDAYGEVGRFLFSEQNKFGPETLPTTSVIRHFATSGSVSVALLRSCLDNKEYLPILTRDRLLAESLKVPGTPTVFLNGRRMPHLSSSADLIQQLRARMESSDQSASNEYVPNPQVGRQENK; from the coding sequence GTGGCAACTGGGACCGGCGGTACAATTGTCTTTTTTTTGAGCCCTGACCAAAGATTCCTAAGTATTTCGTTGTCAGATACAACTCAAAGTCCACTCATTGCCAGGGCGAAGGAAGATTCGATCGTCGAATCGCAATTGACAAAAGATTTGTCGCCGGGCAGCGGTGAACCATCTGCTCCGTTGCGATTAGTTGTTTTTGAGGATTATCAATGCCCATACTGTAAGCGGCTGGACGAATGGCTGAAAGCTCTTTCGCCTGATCTCCTCATTAAAATTCGGATTAGCTACAAAAATTTTCCCCTCGCGGTACACCCTTTTTCATCTGAGGCAGCGGCGATTAGCGTTTGCGCTGGATTGCAGAGCAGTGATGCCTACGGAGAGGTCGGTCGCTTTCTGTTCAGTGAGCAAAATAAATTTGGACCTGAAACTCTCCCAACTACTAGTGTCATTCGGCATTTTGCGACGAGCGGATCTGTAAGCGTCGCGCTACTGCGTAGCTGCTTAGACAATAAGGAATATTTGCCGATCCTCACGCGTGACCGACTGCTCGCGGAGAGTCTAAAAGTTCCGGGCACGCCAACGGTTTTCTTGAATGGTCGCCGAATGCCTCACCTTTCGTCATCCGCAGATTTGATTCAACAGCTTCGTGCCAGAATGGAAAGCTCCGATCAGTCTGCATCGAACGAATATGTGCCAAATCCACAAGTCGGACGTCAGGAGAATAAATGA
- a CDS encoding helix-turn-helix domain-containing protein, with the protein MHETHLASPRLELKAYVRAFAQRKLEDGSTELVEPAPAYLEQILDLEFGVRPVAELGNASRFTHNRLTLVGPSAYRPFNLHLYGGVESFAIFFQPLAFGQLFRLPLGPFVNQHHDAYAVLGAEADQLWNRMAETPTFAERVKVAEAYLLQKALNAERNTSIMNAARYMFRAKGAVRLNEVASQLSLGLRQFERNFLGEIGLSPKLYSRVARFQAALDTRIHRQDTRWAHLANEFGYHDQMHMIKDFQKLSGLTPERLLSLIGDMRPPALTDTVGESQSLTRLRPRQ; encoded by the coding sequence GTGCATGAGACCCACTTAGCTTCTCCTCGCCTTGAACTGAAGGCCTACGTTCGTGCCTTTGCGCAGCGAAAGCTGGAGGATGGCAGTACTGAACTTGTCGAGCCGGCGCCGGCGTATCTAGAGCAAATATTGGACCTTGAATTCGGCGTCCGCCCTGTTGCAGAATTGGGAAACGCCAGCCGATTCACGCATAATCGACTTACCCTGGTTGGGCCAAGTGCTTATCGCCCGTTCAATCTGCATCTCTATGGCGGGGTGGAGTCTTTCGCGATCTTCTTCCAGCCCCTGGCTTTTGGGCAACTCTTTCGATTGCCTTTAGGTCCTTTCGTCAATCAACACCACGACGCATATGCTGTGTTGGGCGCCGAAGCTGATCAACTGTGGAACAGGATGGCCGAGACCCCCACCTTCGCCGAGCGAGTCAAGGTTGCAGAGGCATATCTGCTCCAGAAGGCATTGAACGCTGAACGAAATACCTCAATCATGAATGCGGCGCGTTATATGTTCAGAGCGAAGGGTGCGGTGCGGTTGAATGAGGTTGCGAGTCAGCTGTCCCTGGGACTTCGGCAGTTCGAACGCAATTTCCTCGGTGAAATTGGTCTGAGCCCGAAGCTATATTCGCGAGTAGCGCGATTCCAGGCTGCGCTTGATACGAGAATCCATCGGCAGGATACCCGCTGGGCCCACCTCGCGAATGAGTTTGGATACCACGATCAGATGCACATGATCAAAGACTTTCAAAAACTCAGCGGGTTGACTCCAGAACGCCTTCTCTCGCTGATCGGCGACATGCGTCCTCCAGCGCTGACCGACACGGTTGGTGAAAGTCAAAGCCTGACTCGATTAAGGCCAAGGCAATGA
- a CDS encoding SOS response-associated peptidase family protein, with protein MCGRYYRRSDKQKIAESFRVVHGDDVILAPWDYNVAPTTHQPVIRRDRDTRAASNT; from the coding sequence ATGTGTGGCCGCTACTACCGACGCTCTGACAAACAGAAGATCGCTGAATCGTTCCGCGTCGTGCATGGCGATGACGTTATCCTGGCTCCGTGGGACTACAACGTCGCCCCGACGACGCATCAGCCCGTAATTCGCCGCGATCGAGACACGAGAGCAGCATCAAACACCTAA
- a CDS encoding phospholipase D-like domain-containing protein yields MDNRLIRSAHRSVDICAFAFTDHELAEALIAVAARGVKVRLYLDQGQTHGELTREERGGRRSQAGGTEVDGAGQMDAGVMQRLSATPNIEIRIKHSRTLMHLKSYSIDGMALSSGSANFSPTGEKWQDNDLLLPRDRGSVERFKLNFEQLWARVNNETLTPNSF; encoded by the coding sequence TTGGATAATCGGCTCATCCGATCCGCACATCGTTCCGTCGACATCTGCGCTTTTGCTTTCACCGACCATGAACTAGCAGAGGCACTCATTGCCGTCGCGGCGCGAGGTGTTAAAGTGCGACTCTATCTGGATCAGGGCCAGACACATGGAGAACTGACCCGCGAGGAGCGCGGAGGCAGAAGATCCCAAGCTGGTGGCACTGAGGTTGATGGGGCCGGCCAGATGGATGCTGGAGTAATGCAACGCTTGTCGGCAACGCCCAACATTGAAATTCGTATCAAGCACTCACGTACCCTTATGCACCTTAAGTCCTATTCGATCGATGGAATGGCGCTTAGTTCAGGATCAGCGAATTTCTCTCCCACAGGAGAAAAGTGGCAGGACAACGATTTATTGCTGCCACGAGATCGCGGTTCGGTGGAACGGTTCAAGTTGAACTTCGAACAACTATGGGCTCGCGTGAACAACGAGACCCTTACTCCAAATTCCTTCTAA